One Oryza glaberrima chromosome 11, OglaRS2, whole genome shotgun sequence genomic region harbors:
- the LOC127754423 gene encoding disease resistance protein RPM1-like has protein sequence MAEAVLLALTKIGDALANEIAKELIAKLSEKVNNLKDLDEKIEQMRKQLTTMNNVILQIGTTYLTDEVVKGWIGEVRKVAYRVEDVMDKYSYYSVQMAEEWFLKKYFIKASHYVIVFTEIANEVVKIEKEIKQVIELKDQWLHPSQLVSDPLTEMERQRSRDSFPELVKDEDLVGIEDNRRLLTEWLYTDELDSKVITVSGMGGLGKTTLVTNVYEREKINFSAHAWMVVSQTYTVDALLRKLLWKVGYTEPPLSSNIDKMDVYDLKEEIKRMLKVRKCLIVLDDVWDQEAYFQIRDAFQNDQGSRVIITTRKNHVAALASSTCHLDLQPLSEIHGFDLFCRRAFYNIKDHECPTELVKVAKSIVERCQGLPLAIVSIGCLLSSRSRSHYVWNQAYNQLRSELSKNNHVQAILNMSYHDLSGDLRNCFLYCSLFPEDYPLSRESLVHLWIAEGFVLRKENNTPEAVAEGNLMELIYRNMLQVTEYDELGRVNTCGMHDIMRDLALSAAKEEKFGSANDFGTMVEIDKDVRRLSTYRWKDSTAPNLKLLRLRTIVSLGAFSSSIDMLSSVLSHSSYLTVLELQDSEITQVPSSIGNLFNLRYIGLRRTKVKSLPDSVEKLSNLYTLDIKQTKIEKLPRGITKIKKLRHLLADRYADEKQSEFRYFLGMQAPKDLSNLNELQTLETVEASKGLAEQLKKLMQLRSLWIDNISSTDCASIFAALSNMPLLSSLLLSAKDENEPLCFEALKPRSTELHRFIIRGQCAKGTLDYPIFRSHSKYLKYLALSWCHLGEDPLGMLASHLSNLTYLKLNNMHSAETLVLDAEAFPYLKTLVLQKMPDVNQIKIMDGALPFIEGLYIVSLPNLNKVPQGIESLSSLKKLWLTSLHKDFKIQWNGNGMHQKMMHVAEVRI, from the coding sequence ATGGCAGAGGCGGTCCTCCTTGCTCTAACGAAGATCGGTGATGCTTTAGCAAATGAAATCGCTAAAGAATTGATTGCCAAACTGTCTGAAAAGGTTAATAATCTGAAGGATCTGGATGAGAAGATTGAGCAAATGAGGAAGCAATTGACAACCATGAACAACGTTATATTGCAGATAGGCACGACATACCTCACTGATGAAGTCGTCAAGGGTTGGATTGGGGAGGTGAGGAAGGTGGCCTACCGTGTTGAGGATGTCATGGACAAATACTCGTATTACTCTGTGCAAATGGCAGAAGAATGGTTCCTTAAAAAATACTTCATCAAAGCATCACATTATGTTATTGTTTTCACTGAAATTGCTAATGAGGTAGTCAAGATAGAGAAGGAAATCAAACAAGTTATAGAACTCAAGGATCAGTGGTTGCATCCATCCCAGCTTGTTTCTGACCCGCTCACTGAGATGGAAAGACAGAGGTCCCGGGACAGCTTCCCAGAACTTGTGAAAGATGAAGATCTTGTGGGGATTGAAGACAACAGGAGACTGCTGACTGAATGGTTGTACACCGACGAGCTGGACAGTAAGGTGATAACAGTGTCAGGTATGGGTGGACTGGGGAAAACCACCCTGGTCACAAATGTGTATGAACGTGAAAAGATCAACTTCTCTGCTCATGCATGGATGGTTGTGTCTCAAACCTACACTGTGGATGCTCTATTAAGGAAGCTGCTTTGGAAAGTTGGTTACACAGAACCACCACTGTCAAGTAACATTGACAAAATGGATGTGTACGATTTGAAAGAGGAAATAAAGCGAATGCTCAAAGTTAGAAAATGCTTGATCGTACTTGATGATGTCTGGGACCAAGAAGCATACTTTCAAATACGTGATGCATTCCAGAATGACCAAGGAAGTCGCGTAATAATCACAACACGGAAGAATCATGTGGCAGCTCTTGCTTCCTCAACATGTCACCTTGATCTCCAGCCATTGAGTGAAATTCATGGCTTTGATCTATTCTGCAGAAGGGCATTTTATAACATTAAGGACCATGAGTGTCCCACGGAACTCGTGAAAGTTGCCAAATCTATAGTTGAGAGGTGTCAGGGCCTTCCACTAGCAATTGTGTCAATAGGCTGCCTCTTGTCTTCAAGGTCACGGTCACATTACGTTTGGAATCAAGCGTACAATCAACTTAGAAGTGAGTTGTCAAAGAACAATCATGTCCAAGCAATTTTAAATATGAGCTACCATGACCTGTCAGGAGACCTAAGAAACTGCTTTTTGTACTGCAGCCTATTCCCGGAAGACTACCCGCTCTCCCGTGAGAGCCTTGTGCATCTGTGGATTGCAGAAGGCTTTGTCCTGAGGAAAGAGAACAACACACCAGAGGCAGTAGCTGAGGGAAATCTCATGGAATTGATATACAGGAATATGCTTCAAGTTACAGAGTATGATGAGCTCGGCAGGGTGAATACTTGTGGAATGCATGACATTATGCGAGACCTGGCCCTTTCTGCTGCTAAAGAGGAGAAGTTTGGCTCTGCAAATGATTTTGGCACAATGGTAGAGATTGATAAGGATGTTCGTCGTCTGTCAACTTACCGATGGAAAGACAGTACTGCACCAAATCTCAAACTTCTACGTCTTCGAACCATAGTATCACTTGGAGCATTTTCATCTTCCATTGATATGCTGTCTTCAGTTTTGTCTCACTCAAGCTACCTTACTGTTCTCGAGCTTCAAGATTCAGAAATCACTCAAGTGCCATCATCAATAGGGAATTTGTTTAATCTGCGTTACATTGGTTTACGGCGCACGAAGGTCAAGTCACTCCCTGATTCTGTTGAGAAGTTGTCGAACCTCTACACTCTAGACATTAAGCAAACAAAAATAGAGAAGCTACCACGAGGAATCACTAAAATAAAGAAGCTAAGGCACCTGTTAGCTGATAGATATGCTGATGAAAAGCAGTCGGAGTTCCGGTATTTCTTAGGAATGCAAGCACCTAAAGATCTATCCAACCTAAATGAACTACAGACTCTTGAGACCGTGGAAGCTAGCAAAGGTTTGGCCGAGCAGTTGAAGAAACTGATGCAACTACGAAGTTTGTGGATTGACAACATAAGTTCTACTGATTGTGCAAGTATTTTTGCGGCACTGTCAAATATGCCACTTCTTTCCAGCTTGCTTCTTTCTGCAAAGGATGAGAATGAGCCACTTTGCTTCGAGGCACTCAAGCCCAGGTCTACAGAACTCCACAGGTTTATTATCAGAGGGCAATGTGCTAAGGGCACACTAGACTACCCGATATTTCGTAGCCATAGTAAATATCTCAAATATTTAGCTCTAAGTTGGTGTCATCTTGGTGAAGATCCACTGGGGATGCTCGCATCACACTTGTCAAACCTGACTTACCTAAAACTGAACAACATGCACAGTGCAGAAACTTTAGTTCTTGATGCAGAGGCGTTCCCCTACCTAAAGACGCTTGTATTGCAGAAGATGCCTGACGTCAACCAGATAAAGATCATGGATGGCGCCCTTCCATTCATTGAAGGCTTGTACATTGTGTCCCTGCCGAATCTGAATAAGGTTCCTCAAGGCATTGAGTCCCTCAGCTCCCTGAAGAAGCTCTGGCTGACGAGCCTGCACAAAGACTTCAAAATTCAATGGAATGGTAATGGGATGCACCAGAAGATGATGCATGTTGCAGAGGTCCGTATATAG
- the LOC127754832 gene encoding serine/threonine-protein kinase PBL34-like gives MEGESSTQNKAGNKSHYPITIPKNPTLDSLKVITDNFSSKREIGRGAFGVVYKGVLENGEVIAVKKLERTSGIHARRFQNEANNLLELEHKNIVKLIGSCCQAERQVVEHDGKYVFTDVVEKLLCYEYLPNGSLDNYIYDELNGIDWPTRFKIILGICNGLHFLHKERNEAIIHMNLKPSNILLGDNMVPKIADFGLSRLFGQEQTRLITQNVVGWIGYIAPEYYYRGEISEKSDIFSLGVLILEIVTGLKNDPSSQEVSSSILIDNVQRNWLKSSQITSKYPSLEEDDLLQAKRCIEIGLNCVETDPKKRPTIGEIIVKLTDKGTVIGDEAIIHEEMEKRQKFVSTLTRNPKLQFLEDITNNFSHEREIGRGSFGVVYKGVLPNGDLVAVKKLLDSVTAVNQDKQFQSEAGILIDLNHKNIVKLIGYCYEIRKEVVENNRKFFFVETPKKLLCYEYLPTGSLDKYIYGESNELKWDMRFKIIEGICQGLKFLHELKRPIIHLDLKPGNVLLDDNMMPKIADFGLSRLLGEEQTRTRTLTVVGSIGYIAPEYRYSGEISTKSDIFSLGVLIIEIVTGLKVDTSSQDVTSKGFIENVRNNWAKMPQIASNYPLLEANCLQQVKRCIDIALACVDKNPKGRPSIGEIVDRLNWRKG, from the exons TGAGAATGGGGAGGTGATTGCTGTGAAGAAGCTCGAGAGAACATCAGGAATTCATGCCAGACGGTTTCAGAACGAGGCAAACAACCTCCTGGAGTTGGAGCACAAGAATATAGTGAAGTTGATTGGTTCTTGCTGCCAAGCAGAAAGGCAAGTAGTTGAGCATGATGGGAAGTATGTTTTCACAGATGTGGTGGAGAAGTTACTCTGCTATGAGTATCTACCGAATGGAAGCCTTGATAACTATATCTACG ATGAATTGAATGGAATTGATTGGCCCACGCGTTTCAAAATAATCTTGGGTATTTGCAACGGTTTACATTTTCTACACAAGGAGCGGAATGAAGCTATTATTCACATGAATCTTAAGCCAAGCAATATATTATTGGGTGACAATATGGTGCCAAAAATTGCTGATTTTGGGCTGTCAAGGCTCTTTGGTCAAGAGCAAACCCGACTTATCACCCAAAATGTTGTTGGATGGAT AGGATACATCGCCCCAGAGTATTATTATAGAGGTGAAATATCAGAGAAGTCAGACATATTCAGTTTGGGTGTTCTTATTCTTGAGATAGTCACAGGATTGAAAAACGACCCTAGCTCTCAAGAAGTTTCATCCAGTATTCTTATTGACAAT GTACAGAGGAACTGGTTAAAATCATCACAAATAACGTCAAAGTATCCATCACTAGAAGAAGATGACCTCCTACAGGCAAAAAGATGCATCGAAATTGGGTTAAACTGTGTGGAGACCGATCCAAAGAAACGACCTACTATAGGTGAAATTATTGTAAAACTCACAGATAAAGGAACAG TTATTGGTGATGAAGCGATCATACATGAAGAAATGGAGAAAAGGCAAAAATTCGTAAGTACGCTAACAAGAAACCCGAAGTTACAGTTTTTGGAAGATATAACAAACAATTTCTCCCATGAGCGAGAAATTGGTAGAGGTTCTTTTGGGGTGGTTTACAAG GGTGTGCTTCCAAATGGGGACCTAGTTGCTGTAAAGAAGCTTCTAGACAGTGTGACTGCAGTTAATCAAGACAAACAGTTTCAGAGTGAGGCTGGTATTCTTATTGATCTCAATCACAAGAATATAGTAAAGTTGATTGGGTATTGTTATGAAATACGGAAGGAAGTCGTGGAGAACAACCGAAAATTTTTCTTTGTGGAAACACCAAAAAAGTTACTCTGCTACGAGTATTTGCCTACAGGGAGTCTTGACAAGTATATTTATG GTGAATCCAATGAACTAAAATGGGACATGCGCTTCAAAATTATTGAAGGGATATGTCAGGGTTTAAAGTTCTTACATGAGTTGAAAAGACCCATTATTCATCTAGATCTGAAACCTGGCAATGTATTGTTGGATGATAATATGATGCCAAAAATTGCAGATTTTGGCCTATCAAGGCTCTTAGGCGAAGAACAAACACGAACTCGTACTTTAACAGTTGTCGGATCCAT AGGATACATTGCCCCGGAATATCGTTACAGCGGTGAAATCTCAACCAAATCAGACATATTCAGCTTGGGTGTTTTGATAATCGAGATAGTGACTGGGTTAAAAGTCGATACGAGTAGCCAAGATGTTACTTCAAAGGGCTTCATTGAAAAT GTACGTAATAACTGGGCGAAAATGCCACAGATAGCTTCCAACTATCCATTATTGGAGGCAAACTGCCTCCAGCAAGTAAAAAGGTGCATCGATATTGCGCTTGCTTGCGTAGACAAAAATCCAAAGGGGAGACCTTCCATTGGGGAAATTGTTGACAGACTTAATTGGAGAAAAGGCTAA